The bacterium genome has a segment encoding these proteins:
- a CDS encoding metal ABC transporter permease, producing the protein MEALEFMAAPFAACLVLVVIHAYLGLHVLLREVIFVDLALAQIAALGSVVALAVTGHPPGTPASYTFSLGFALVGAAIFSLTRMRHGRVPQEAIIGITFVIASAAAILVADRAPEGAEQIKELMAGAILWVSWPKVITTLLVYAVVALFHYLFRRRFILISEHPEQAFAQGLNVRLWDFLFYASFALVITISVQIAGVLMVFSYLVAPAIIALAASENWGARILIASLTSVAASVLGLFASYQWDLPSGPAIVCALALILLAFGGWRLRVARRSHELEAG; encoded by the coding sequence TTCACGTGCTGCTGCGCGAGGTGATCTTCGTCGATCTCGCCCTGGCCCAGATCGCGGCCCTGGGCTCGGTGGTCGCGCTGGCGGTGACGGGTCATCCGCCGGGAACCCCAGCGTCCTACACCTTCTCACTGGGATTCGCCCTGGTCGGCGCGGCCATCTTCAGCCTCACCCGGATGCGCCACGGCCGGGTTCCTCAGGAGGCGATCATCGGCATCACCTTCGTGATCGCGTCGGCGGCCGCGATTCTGGTCGCCGATCGCGCCCCCGAAGGTGCCGAGCAGATCAAGGAGCTCATGGCGGGTGCGATTCTCTGGGTGAGCTGGCCGAAGGTGATCACGACTCTGCTCGTTTATGCGGTCGTCGCTTTGTTCCACTACCTCTTCCGCCGCCGATTCATCCTGATCTCAGAGCACCCGGAGCAGGCCTTTGCCCAGGGGTTGAACGTTCGCCTCTGGGACTTTCTGTTCTATGCGTCGTTCGCCCTGGTGATCACGATCTCGGTACAGATAGCGGGGGTGTTGATGGTGTTCTCCTATCTGGTGGCGCCGGCGATCATCGCGCTCGCGGCCAGCGAAAACTGGGGCGCTCGGATCCTGATCGCCTCGCTGACCAGCGTCGCGGCCAGTGTGCTCGGCCTGTTTGCTTCCTATCAGTGGGACCTGCCCAGCGGCCCGGCGATCGTCTGCGCGCTGGCCTTGATTCTGCTCGCTTTTGGCGGGTGGCGGTTGCGGGTGGCCAGAAGATCGCACGAACTCGAGGCCGGGTGA